A single Rhodothermales bacterium DNA region contains:
- a CDS encoding MFS transporter, whose translation MHSNLTSRLSLLSFLQFFVWGAWYTSIAVYMSTVGMGTVTFWAFTAQPIGALISPFFLGLIADRYFSTEKVLGVMHLLSGMFLLLAPQFEGQPVLFIAMIMLHQLAYTPTLGLSNSLAFHHIPDPEKDFPKIRAWGTFSWIFAGLIMFPFILKPLAGGGVPEQTPMPLYAAGIAGILLGLYSFTLPHTPPPAAGQKVSVRSLLGIDAFQQLKSPSFIAFIVSSMLICIPLAAYYNFTQLFLGATGVENIAATQTLGQVSEMVFMLLMPLFFRRLGVKWMLLVGMLAWAVRYALFALAAPASVFWMIAAGIILHGICYDFFFVTGQIYIDKLANPSIRSQAQGMLVFATYGIGMLIGAQLSGRLFNSFMGDGTTLSMASWTQFWTIMGAMAIVVAVFFGFVFREPKKDAVPASGS comes from the coding sequence ATGCATTCGAACCTGACCAGTAGGCTCAGCCTGTTATCATTCCTCCAGTTTTTTGTATGGGGGGCCTGGTATACGAGCATCGCGGTGTACATGTCGACCGTGGGGATGGGGACGGTGACGTTCTGGGCGTTCACGGCGCAGCCCATCGGCGCGTTGATTTCGCCCTTTTTCCTGGGTCTGATTGCAGACCGGTATTTCAGCACGGAAAAGGTGCTGGGCGTGATGCACCTGCTGAGCGGCATGTTCCTGCTGCTGGCGCCTCAGTTTGAAGGGCAGCCGGTGCTGTTCATCGCGATGATCATGTTGCACCAGCTGGCCTACACGCCGACGCTCGGCCTGTCGAACTCGCTGGCGTTCCATCACATCCCGGATCCCGAGAAGGACTTCCCAAAGATCCGCGCCTGGGGCACGTTCAGCTGGATATTCGCCGGCCTGATCATGTTTCCGTTTATCCTGAAGCCGCTGGCCGGCGGCGGCGTCCCCGAACAGACGCCGATGCCGCTCTACGCGGCCGGCATCGCGGGCATCCTGCTGGGGCTGTACTCCTTCACGCTGCCGCATACGCCGCCTCCGGCCGCCGGCCAGAAGGTGTCGGTCCGCAGCCTGCTCGGCATCGACGCGTTCCAGCAACTGAAGAGCCCGTCGTTCATCGCGTTCATCGTCAGCTCGATGCTCATCTGCATCCCGCTCGCCGCCTATTACAACTTCACGCAGCTGTTCCTCGGCGCGACCGGCGTGGAAAACATCGCGGCCACGCAAACGCTCGGCCAGGTGTCGGAGATGGTCTTCATGTTGTTGATGCCGCTCTTCTTCCGCCGCCTCGGCGTGAAGTGGATGCTCCTCGTGGGGATGCTGGCGTGGGCCGTGCGGTATGCGCTGTTCGCCCTGGCGGCGCCGGCCTCGGTGTTCTGGATGATCGCCGCCGGCATCATCCTCCACGGGATCTGCTACGACTTCTTCTTCGTCACCGGCCAGATCTACATCGACAAGCTGGCGAACCCGTCGATCCGGTCCCAGGCGCAGGGCATGCTCGTCTTCGCCACGTACGGCATCGGCATGCTGATCGGCGCGCAGCTCTCCGGCCGGCTGTTCAACTCGTTCATGGGCGACGGGACGACGCTCTCGATGGCGAGCTGGACGCAGTTCTGGACGATCATGGGGGCGATGGCCATCGTGGTCGCGGTCTTCTTCGGTTTCGTGTTCCGCGAACCGAAAAAGGACGCGGTGCCGGCTTCCGGTTCGTGA
- a CDS encoding AraC family transcriptional regulator → MPELINFQPTPSGPPVRAFRLEPQHTQQFLTPHAHRFFEVVYFEEPGGVHRLGDEVWESTAGDLLIIPPGQVHEWAEDVFEKQSTIWILEFTASALDPDGDAGESLLGILLHPLLVPFAFGSQEGPMRLNVPASQRSGWETALRSLEAERRKQPPYWQEAVNALFTLLLVQVCRFAAMAHPAPQAQTQPLLKQVFEVIDARYAESLSLADVAKEVFYSPAHLTTTIRRLTGRTVGNWIIWRRIAEARHLLVHTDLTIAQIAERVGYTDPSHFVRLFRREAGISPGAWRDAHRAPGGKRAGAV, encoded by the coding sequence ATGCCAGAACTGATCAATTTTCAACCGACACCCAGCGGGCCGCCGGTACGCGCGTTTCGGCTAGAGCCGCAGCATACGCAGCAATTCCTGACCCCGCACGCCCATCGTTTCTTCGAAGTCGTGTACTTCGAGGAGCCAGGCGGCGTGCACCGTCTCGGGGACGAGGTCTGGGAAAGCACCGCCGGCGATTTGCTCATCATTCCGCCGGGGCAGGTGCACGAGTGGGCGGAGGACGTGTTCGAGAAACAGTCCACCATCTGGATCCTGGAATTCACGGCGTCGGCGCTGGACCCGGACGGCGACGCCGGCGAGTCGCTGCTCGGCATCCTGCTGCATCCGCTGCTGGTGCCGTTTGCCTTCGGCTCGCAGGAGGGGCCGATGCGGCTCAACGTGCCCGCCTCCCAGCGTTCGGGGTGGGAGACCGCGCTGCGATCGCTCGAGGCCGAACGCCGCAAGCAGCCTCCCTACTGGCAGGAGGCGGTGAACGCGCTCTTCACGCTGCTGCTCGTCCAGGTCTGCCGGTTTGCCGCCATGGCGCATCCGGCGCCGCAGGCGCAGACGCAGCCGCTGCTCAAACAGGTATTCGAGGTGATCGACGCCCGGTATGCGGAGTCGCTTTCGCTCGCCGATGTGGCGAAGGAAGTCTTCTATTCGCCGGCGCATCTCACCACGACGATCCGCCGGCTGACCGGGCGGACCGTCGGCAACTGGATCATCTGGCGGCGCATCGCGGAAGCCCGGCATCTGCTGGTGCATACCGACCTGACCATCGCCCAGATCGCCGAGCGCGTGGGGTACACCGACCCCTCGCACTTCGTCCGCCTCTTTCGCCGCGAAGCCGGCATCTCGCCGGGCGCGTGGCGGGATGCGCACCGGGCTCCCGGGGGAAAAAGAGCCGGCGCGGTGTAA
- a CDS encoding PQQ-binding-like beta-propeller repeat protein, translated as MRDTLRLPLYVALAASLLAGCAPKQQALDESFYTWKRYEGQPGATHFSALDQINRSNVNQLQEAWRYEAPDIAAFNPIVIDSVMYAFGDGGAMVALDAATGEELWSYQSPLPGGRTEHGVAYWESADRSERRLLFFRGSYYLVAIDARTGQAIPSFGDNGQVDLRQGLDIDPMRVVRATAPAPGVIYDDLYILGSAPGEGYAAGPGHIRAFNVRTGKQVWIFHTLPKPGEFGYETWPPGRSDAAGGANAWGGLSVDIERGMVFVPLGSANYDFYGVDRHGQNLFANSLVALDARTGERKWHFQTVHHDLWDYDLTATPVLLTIQRDGKPLDIVAQATKTGFVFAFNRETGEPLWPIEERPMPASDMPGEQAWPTQPIPTKPAPFIPQTLSVEDFNPHMLDSDRDSLEALVRSMVYKGMFTPPDTHPTLQAPGNRGGANWGSTAGDPRDGTFFVLSYNMPSVLKLEPIFAGAVGTGGSSFDQGQAFYQANCQICHGANRQGQPRGGIPSLVGVVERLSHDDIRQQITVGRGLMPGFPQITPAQYDALVAYLANPELALTTGQQQATDGGLTGRPEGPQRYQSGWNHILDSRGEPAIKPPWFRLTAYDMETGDIAWQVPIGEVDHLVAEGIENTGTSTWVRGGPSVTAGELIFVSAGEKLWAHDRETGALLWSTPLPGIGEGIPTIYEAEGRQFVVVAVSRGGQGSPPAVRPRTPAYIAFALPE; from the coding sequence ATGAGAGACACCCTGCGCTTGCCCCTTTACGTGGCACTGGCCGCCTCGCTGCTGGCCGGTTGCGCGCCGAAGCAGCAGGCATTGGATGAATCGTTTTACACCTGGAAGCGCTACGAGGGCCAGCCCGGCGCGACCCATTTCTCCGCGCTCGACCAGATCAACCGGTCGAATGTAAACCAGCTGCAAGAAGCCTGGCGCTACGAGGCGCCGGATATCGCGGCCTTCAACCCGATCGTGATCGACTCGGTGATGTACGCGTTCGGGGACGGCGGCGCCATGGTGGCGCTCGATGCCGCGACGGGGGAGGAATTGTGGTCGTACCAGAGCCCGCTGCCCGGGGGACGCACCGAGCACGGCGTGGCCTACTGGGAGAGCGCGGACCGGTCGGAACGCCGGCTCCTCTTTTTCCGGGGCAGCTATTACCTCGTGGCCATCGATGCGCGCACCGGCCAGGCGATCCCCTCGTTTGGCGACAACGGCCAGGTCGACCTCCGCCAGGGGCTCGACATCGACCCGATGCGCGTGGTGCGCGCCACGGCGCCGGCGCCCGGCGTCATCTATGACGACCTCTACATCCTGGGCTCGGCTCCGGGCGAAGGCTACGCCGCCGGGCCGGGGCACATCCGCGCCTTCAACGTGCGGACGGGCAAGCAGGTCTGGATCTTCCATACCCTCCCCAAACCCGGCGAATTCGGCTACGAAACCTGGCCGCCCGGACGCTCCGACGCCGCCGGCGGCGCTAACGCCTGGGGCGGGTTGAGCGTCGATATCGAACGCGGGATGGTGTTCGTTCCGCTGGGATCCGCCAACTACGACTTTTACGGGGTGGATCGGCACGGCCAGAACCTCTTCGCCAATTCGCTCGTCGCCCTCGACGCGCGCACCGGCGAGCGGAAGTGGCACTTCCAGACGGTCCATCACGACCTCTGGGACTACGACCTCACGGCGACGCCCGTCCTCCTGACCATCCAGCGCGATGGCAAGCCGCTCGACATCGTCGCCCAGGCCACCAAAACGGGGTTTGTGTTTGCGTTCAACCGCGAGACGGGCGAGCCGCTCTGGCCGATCGAGGAGCGGCCCATGCCGGCGTCCGACATGCCCGGCGAGCAGGCCTGGCCCACGCAGCCCATCCCGACGAAGCCGGCGCCCTTTATCCCCCAGACCCTGTCGGTGGAAGATTTTAACCCGCACATGCTGGACAGCGACCGGGATTCCCTCGAGGCGCTCGTCCGGTCGATGGTCTACAAGGGGATGTTCACGCCGCCCGACACGCATCCCACGCTCCAGGCGCCCGGCAACCGGGGCGGGGCGAACTGGGGTTCGACGGCCGGCGATCCACGCGACGGGACGTTTTTCGTGCTCAGCTACAACATGCCTTCGGTGCTGAAGCTCGAACCCATCTTCGCCGGCGCCGTGGGCACCGGCGGCTCGTCGTTCGACCAGGGCCAGGCCTTTTATCAGGCGAACTGCCAGATCTGCCACGGCGCCAACCGGCAGGGCCAGCCTCGCGGCGGCATTCCGTCGCTGGTCGGCGTCGTCGAGCGCCTGAGCCACGACGACATCCGGCAGCAGATCACGGTCGGCCGCGGCCTCATGCCGGGTTTCCCGCAGATCACCCCCGCGCAGTACGACGCCCTGGTGGCGTATCTGGCCAACCCGGAGCTGGCGCTGACGACCGGCCAGCAGCAGGCGACCGACGGCGGATTGACCGGCCGGCCGGAAGGACCGCAGCGGTACCAGAGCGGCTGGAACCATATTCTCGACAGCCGGGGCGAGCCGGCCATCAAGCCGCCCTGGTTCCGTTTGACGGCGTACGACATGGAGACGGGCGACATCGCGTGGCAGGTGCCGATCGGCGAGGTGGATCATCTGGTGGCGGAGGGCATCGAAAATACGGGCACCTCCACCTGGGTCCGCGGCGGCCCGTCCGTCACGGCTGGCGAACTGATCTTTGTCTCCGCCGGCGAGAAGCTGTGGGCGCACGATCGTGAAACAGGCGCCCTGCTCTGGTCCACGCCGTTGCCGGGCATCGGCGAGGGCATCCCCACCATTTATGAGGCCGAGGGCCGCCAGTTCGTCGTCGTGGCGGTGTCGCGCGGCGGCCAGGGGTCCCCGCCGGCCGTCAGGCCGCGAACGCCCGCCTACATCGCCTTCGCACTTCCGGAATAG
- a CDS encoding FG-GAP-like repeat-containing protein, whose amino-acid sequence MSTTFMVRLAGALCVLAALPASAQQSPAPDFIPDYIFHDSQLNGWRPIGGAEWKAEFGAITGTAGRNGGWLMLDASYQNAAFFTRFKCKGACDAGVLLRAEKTPTGMKGVFVAIEKGTIAPYRVTLDANGKIVSKQSARRQGGGGGGGQQPPMPSSPVLDAATAALTAPVPVQPDAWNTLEVIVDGNLIYNHLNNVRNAIAGGIAQEFPDTPAPEFGGAVIIPVTRVHGYGPIALYVGSGTVEFEDVSVKDLHVLNVEPEKTSNQFRAQQLNEFYFGWGADIADVNQDGINDLISGPFYYLGPEFTERHEYYEARVFNPGLEYINDMLTFANDWNGDGWVDALVTERRPLVLYVNPRGERRFWDRIEALPDVCSETAVRADVDADGKPEIVYVADDGRVAYGEPDPANLNGAWKVHKISEPVVAGCNTHGVGTGDVNGDGRIDILQARGWWEQPAAGPDKGMWIYHDDQFGRYTRSPQHPGGAEISVYDFDGDGLNDVVTSLSAHGWGLAWYKQKRDPAGKISFDEHLIMGDFSTKNAGGVTFSQVHSGATLADINGDGIMDFVTGKRHWSHLDAYTDPDPDGEGVIYWYQTVRSPGAPGGVEFVPHLIHNKSGVGSEVKVLDIDGDGVLDVVASGTRGTFIFWGK is encoded by the coding sequence ATGTCCACTACGTTCATGGTCCGGCTCGCTGGCGCCCTGTGTGTGCTCGCAGCCCTGCCGGCGTCGGCGCAGCAAAGCCCCGCGCCCGACTTTATCCCCGACTACATCTTTCACGACTCGCAGCTGAACGGCTGGCGTCCGATCGGCGGAGCGGAGTGGAAGGCGGAGTTCGGGGCCATCACGGGCACGGCCGGCAGGAATGGCGGATGGCTCATGCTGGATGCGTCGTACCAGAACGCCGCGTTTTTCACCCGTTTCAAATGCAAAGGCGCCTGCGACGCCGGCGTGCTCCTGCGCGCCGAAAAGACGCCGACCGGCATGAAAGGCGTTTTTGTGGCGATTGAAAAAGGAACGATCGCGCCCTACCGCGTCACCCTCGATGCGAACGGGAAGATCGTTTCGAAGCAGTCCGCGCGCCGGCAGGGCGGCGGCGGGGGTGGAGGGCAACAGCCGCCGATGCCATCGAGCCCCGTGCTCGACGCGGCCACCGCCGCGTTGACGGCCCCGGTACCCGTCCAGCCCGACGCCTGGAATACCCTCGAAGTCATCGTCGACGGCAACCTCATCTACAACCACCTCAACAACGTCCGCAACGCCATTGCCGGCGGCATCGCGCAGGAATTCCCCGATACGCCGGCGCCGGAGTTCGGGGGCGCCGTGATCATCCCGGTGACGCGCGTCCACGGGTATGGCCCGATCGCGCTGTATGTGGGCTCGGGGACGGTGGAGTTCGAGGATGTGTCGGTGAAGGATCTGCACGTCCTCAACGTCGAGCCGGAGAAGACCTCCAACCAGTTCCGGGCACAGCAGCTCAACGAATTCTATTTCGGATGGGGGGCGGATATCGCGGACGTCAACCAGGACGGCATCAACGACCTCATCTCCGGACCGTTTTATTACCTCGGCCCCGAATTCACCGAGCGGCACGAGTACTACGAGGCCCGCGTATTCAACCCCGGGCTCGAGTACATCAACGACATGCTTACGTTCGCGAACGACTGGAACGGCGACGGATGGGTCGATGCCCTCGTCACCGAACGCCGGCCGCTGGTGCTGTACGTCAACCCCAGGGGCGAGCGGCGCTTTTGGGACCGGATCGAGGCGCTGCCGGATGTCTGTAGCGAAACGGCCGTGCGCGCGGATGTGGACGCCGACGGGAAGCCGGAGATCGTCTATGTGGCGGATGACGGCCGCGTGGCCTACGGCGAGCCCGATCCGGCCAATCTCAACGGCGCGTGGAAGGTGCACAAGATTTCAGAACCCGTCGTCGCCGGCTGCAACACGCACGGCGTGGGCACGGGCGACGTCAACGGCGACGGCCGGATCGATATCCTGCAGGCCCGGGGATGGTGGGAGCAGCCTGCCGCCGGCCCCGACAAAGGCATGTGGATCTACCACGACGATCAGTTTGGCCGCTACACCCGTTCGCCGCAGCACCCGGGCGGCGCCGAGATCTCGGTGTACGACTTCGACGGCGACGGCCTGAACGATGTCGTGACCAGCCTCAGCGCGCACGGCTGGGGCCTGGCGTGGTACAAGCAGAAACGCGACCCGGCCGGCAAGATCTCGTTCGACGAGCACCTGATCATGGGCGACTTCTCGACGAAAAACGCCGGCGGCGTCACCTTCTCCCAGGTCCATTCCGGCGCCACGCTGGCGGACATCAACGGGGACGGCATCATGGATTTTGTGACCGGAAAACGGCACTGGTCGCACCTGGATGCCTATACCGATCCCGACCCCGATGGGGAGGGCGTCATTTACTGGTACCAGACCGTCCGAAGCCCGGGAGCCCCGGGAGGCGTCGAATTCGTGCCGCATCTGATCCATAACAAGTCGGGCGTCGGTTCCGAGGTCAAGGTGCTGGACATCGATGGCGACGGTGTGCTCGACGTCGTGGCGTCGGGGACGCGCGGCACGTTCATCTTCTGGGGTAAGTAG
- a CDS encoding FG-GAP-like repeat-containing protein, with protein sequence MKSMFFRGFVVALIALLFPRGGWAQDKEKEATIPISMLLSQQAAEPPSASAALAPTLDATYVQTFMPSRVFDATSLNGTRQQSGRWRVQDGEYIGLVGPGGSALLLLDGSSQDLAVAASFRCGPGCEPGIVIHAQTEGDRTSAVLYSFGEGKVGGHQIVLDPSGKLVERSGIEPSPSPYPMSMLDFRAEYPGLGLLYPGQLGGRQGIEPLKLDNSWNRAEIHSVGTSLRGLLNGAGTMEAGVTAAARTAHGQVGLFVSGPPGTEIRFRGVGVKPMDVKNAQPVEVTSPRFRKQQLDAMFYSEAITAADVNLDGNMDVIAGPNIFMGPEFTTRHELFVPKTYSPTSYPDPLLASAGDFTGDGYPDILYTGEPGRPGFLYVNPGKGDVHRWEKYMVIPSVDNEVAFADDIDGDGQLEYVYTDGGFIGYAEPGPDPTKMWTFHPVTEKGPWGAMYAHGLGTGDVDGDGRKDIIQAYGWWQQPATPNGQPWTYHPETFGRWGSQQGGGGGARAYAYDVNGDGLNDIVTSLEGHGFGLAWFEQKRDAAGTISFTQHMIMDDFAHPNNGVVFAALHALAVADIDGDGLQDIVTGKRWWAHFGENPTDPDAFGAPVVYWFRLVRENGQARFVPELINNNSGVGTDMVTADLNNDGLPDVLTATRRGTNVFISKR encoded by the coding sequence ATGAAATCGATGTTCTTCCGTGGTTTTGTCGTTGCGCTGATCGCGCTCCTGTTCCCGCGGGGGGGCTGGGCGCAGGACAAGGAGAAAGAGGCGACGATTCCGATCTCGATGCTGTTGTCCCAACAGGCGGCCGAGCCGCCCTCGGCCTCCGCGGCGCTCGCCCCGACCCTCGATGCGACGTATGTCCAGACGTTTATGCCGTCCCGGGTGTTCGACGCCACGAGCCTCAACGGCACCCGCCAGCAGAGCGGGCGGTGGCGCGTGCAGGACGGCGAATATATCGGCCTGGTCGGGCCCGGCGGCAGCGCGCTGCTCCTGCTGGATGGGTCGAGCCAGGATCTCGCCGTGGCGGCATCCTTTCGGTGCGGCCCCGGTTGCGAGCCGGGCATCGTGATCCATGCGCAAACCGAGGGCGATCGCACCAGCGCGGTGCTCTATTCGTTCGGCGAGGGGAAGGTGGGGGGACATCAGATCGTGCTCGATCCGAGCGGAAAGCTCGTCGAGCGGTCGGGCATCGAGCCGAGTCCGAGTCCGTACCCCATGAGCATGCTCGACTTCCGGGCGGAGTATCCGGGCCTGGGCCTGTTGTACCCGGGCCAGCTCGGAGGCCGGCAGGGGATCGAGCCGCTCAAGCTCGACAATTCCTGGAACCGCGCCGAGATCCATTCGGTGGGCACGTCGCTGCGGGGCCTGCTCAACGGCGCCGGCACCATGGAAGCCGGCGTGACCGCCGCCGCCCGCACCGCCCACGGGCAGGTGGGCCTCTTCGTTTCCGGCCCTCCCGGCACCGAGATCCGGTTCCGCGGCGTCGGTGTCAAGCCGATGGACGTCAAGAACGCCCAGCCGGTCGAGGTGACGTCGCCGCGCTTCCGGAAGCAGCAGCTCGACGCGATGTTCTACAGCGAAGCCATCACCGCGGCCGACGTGAATCTGGACGGCAACATGGACGTCATCGCCGGGCCGAACATCTTCATGGGGCCCGAATTCACGACGCGGCACGAACTGTTCGTCCCCAAAACCTATTCGCCCACCTCGTACCCCGATCCGCTCCTCGCCTCCGCCGGCGACTTCACCGGCGACGGGTATCCGGACATCCTGTACACCGGCGAGCCGGGACGTCCGGGTTTTCTCTATGTGAATCCCGGCAAGGGCGACGTGCACCGCTGGGAAAAATACATGGTGATCCCGTCGGTGGACAACGAGGTCGCCTTCGCGGATGACATCGACGGCGACGGCCAGCTGGAGTATGTCTACACCGATGGCGGCTTCATCGGGTACGCCGAGCCGGGTCCGGACCCGACGAAGATGTGGACCTTCCACCCCGTCACCGAGAAGGGACCGTGGGGCGCGATGTATGCGCACGGACTGGGCACCGGCGACGTGGATGGCGACGGGCGCAAGGACATCATCCAGGCCTACGGGTGGTGGCAGCAGCCGGCGACGCCGAACGGGCAGCCGTGGACGTACCATCCCGAGACGTTTGGCCGCTGGGGATCCCAGCAGGGCGGCGGCGGCGGCGCCCGCGCCTACGCCTACGATGTCAACGGCGACGGGCTGAACGATATCGTGACCAGCCTCGAAGGCCATGGCTTCGGCCTGGCCTGGTTCGAGCAGAAACGCGACGCGGCCGGCACGATCTCGTTCACGCAACACATGATCATGGATGACTTCGCCCATCCGAACAACGGCGTCGTCTTCGCCGCGCTCCATGCCCTCGCCGTGGCCGACATCGACGGCGACGGGCTGCAGGATATCGTCACCGGCAAACGCTGGTGGGCGCATTTCGGCGAAAACCCGACCGACCCGGATGCCTTCGGCGCACCCGTGGTCTACTGGTTCCGCCTCGTGCGCGAGAACGGCCAGGCCCGCTTCGTGCCCGAGCTGATCAACAACAACTCGGGCGTCGGGACCGACATGGTCACGGCCGACCTCAACAACGACGGGCTGCCGGACGTGCTGACCGCGACGCGCCGGGGAACGAATGTCTTTATCAGCAAACGCTAG
- a CDS encoding PQQ-binding-like beta-propeller repeat protein: MMSTTKLPLAGLAALAMLAAACSPSTTELDPRFYEWRRYESEPGATHFSALDQIDRTNVNRLTVAWTYETPGAASINPIVVDSMMYVFGDSNAVEALDAATGRRIWSHRSPNTVTLLGLPRGYFEHGITYWESEDRSDRRLLMYANTNTLTAIDALTGELIVSFGDSGMVDLRQGLDIDPLRVQRGSSPSPGAIFEDLIILGSSPGEGYAAGPGHIRAFNVRTGRQEWIFHTLPKPGEFGYETWPEGRSDEGGGANAWGGISVDVERGIAYVPLGSATYDFYGVDRHGQNLFANSLVALNARTGERLWHFQTVHHDLWDYDLTATPVLLTVQRDGRPLDIVVQATKTGMVFAFDRVTGEPLWPIEETPVPGSDMPGEQAWPTQPIPTKPEPFIPLTLSVEDFNPHMDARDRDSLEAFVRSMVYKGMYTPPDTRPTLQVPGNRGGANFASTSGDPRDGTFYVLSYNMPSVLMLEPITAGAVGTGESIFDQGQAIYQANCQICHRPNLQGQPLSGIPSLVGVTDRLSHDILKQQIKGGRGLMPGFPNLSDGEFDALQSFLANPDLALTAGEALTTGRPEGPVRYQSGWNHILDSKGVPVIKPPWFRMTAYDMNTGAIKWQAPIGEVPHLAEKGITNTGAANWLRGGPAITAGGLIFQMAGETFWAYDSATGEVLWRSELPGIGEGIPTVYEVNGRQYVVAIATAGGFGQPEPTRPRKPAYIVYSLPETD, from the coding sequence ATGATGTCCACGACCAAACTACCCCTGGCCGGACTGGCCGCGCTGGCGATGCTGGCCGCGGCCTGTTCGCCGTCTACCACCGAACTCGACCCGCGTTTTTACGAGTGGCGTCGCTACGAGTCGGAGCCCGGCGCCACGCATTTCTCCGCGCTCGACCAGATCGATCGCACCAATGTCAACCGGCTGACCGTCGCCTGGACGTACGAGACCCCCGGGGCGGCTTCGATCAACCCGATCGTCGTCGATTCGATGATGTACGTCTTCGGGGACTCGAACGCGGTGGAGGCCCTCGATGCCGCTACCGGCCGGCGCATCTGGTCGCACCGAAGCCCGAATACCGTGACGCTGCTCGGCCTGCCGAGGGGCTACTTCGAGCATGGCATCACGTACTGGGAAAGCGAGGACCGCAGCGACCGCCGGCTGCTGATGTATGCCAACACGAACACGCTGACGGCCATCGACGCGCTGACCGGAGAGCTGATCGTTTCGTTTGGCGACAGCGGCATGGTCGACCTCCGGCAGGGGCTCGACATCGACCCGTTGCGCGTCCAGCGCGGATCGTCGCCGAGCCCGGGCGCCATCTTTGAAGACCTCATCATCCTCGGCTCGTCGCCCGGCGAAGGGTATGCCGCCGGCCCCGGGCACATCCGCGCGTTCAACGTCCGCACCGGGCGTCAGGAATGGATCTTCCATACGCTGCCCAAACCCGGCGAATTCGGGTACGAAACCTGGCCGGAAGGGCGGTCGGACGAGGGCGGGGGCGCCAACGCGTGGGGCGGCATCAGCGTGGATGTCGAACGCGGCATCGCCTACGTGCCGCTCGGCTCCGCGACGTACGACTTCTACGGCGTCGATCGCCACGGGCAAAACCTCTTCGCCAATTCGCTGGTGGCGCTCAACGCGCGGACCGGCGAGCGCCTCTGGCACTTCCAGACGGTGCATCACGACCTCTGGGACTACGACCTGACCGCCACGCCCGTCCTGTTGACGGTGCAGCGCGACGGCCGGCCGCTGGACATCGTCGTCCAGGCCACCAAGACCGGGATGGTGTTCGCCTTCGATCGCGTGACGGGCGAGCCGCTCTGGCCGATCGAGGAGACGCCGGTGCCGGGATCGGACATGCCGGGAGAGCAGGCCTGGCCGACCCAGCCCATCCCCACGAAACCCGAACCGTTCATCCCCCTGACCCTGTCGGTCGAGGACTTCAACCCGCACATGGACGCCCGCGACCGGGATTCGCTGGAGGCGTTCGTGCGCTCGATGGTCTACAAGGGCATGTACACGCCGCCCGACACCCGGCCGACGCTGCAGGTGCCGGGAAATCGCGGGGGCGCCAATTTCGCCTCGACGTCCGGCGACCCGCGCGACGGCACCTTTTACGTGCTGAGCTACAACATGCCGTCGGTGCTGATGCTGGAGCCCATCACCGCCGGCGCCGTCGGCACGGGCGAGTCCATCTTCGACCAGGGGCAGGCCATCTACCAGGCGAACTGCCAGATCTGCCACCGCCCGAACCTGCAGGGGCAGCCCCTGAGCGGGATCCCGTCGCTGGTCGGCGTGACCGACCGCCTCAGCCACGACATCCTGAAGCAGCAGATCAAGGGCGGCCGCGGGCTGATGCCGGGCTTTCCGAATCTGAGCGACGGCGAATTCGATGCGCTCCAGTCCTTCCTCGCCAACCCCGACCTGGCGTTGACCGCCGGCGAGGCGCTGACGACGGGCCGGCCCGAGGGGCCCGTCCGCTACCAGAGCGGCTGGAACCACATCCTCGACAGCAAGGGGGTGCCGGTCATCAAGCCGCCGTGGTTCCGGATGACGGCCTACGACATGAACACCGGCGCCATCAAATGGCAGGCGCCGATCGGCGAGGTGCCGCACCTGGCGGAGAAAGGCATCACGAACACCGGCGCGGCCAACTGGCTGCGCGGCGGGCCGGCGATCACCGCCGGCGGGCTCATCTTCCAGATGGCCGGCGAGACCTTCTGGGCCTACGACAGCGCGACCGGCGAGGTGCTCTGGCGCTCCGAGCTGCCGGGCATCGGCGAAGGGATCCCGACGGTCTACGAAGTCAACGGCCGGCAGTATGTCGTGGCCATCGCCACGGCGGGCGGATTCGGCCAGCCGGAGCCCACACGCCCGCGCAAACCCGCCTACATCGTGTATTCGCTTCCGGAAACTGACTGA